The proteins below come from a single Papaver somniferum cultivar HN1 chromosome 11, ASM357369v1, whole genome shotgun sequence genomic window:
- the LOC113321036 gene encoding senescence-induced receptor-like serine/threonine-protein kinase isoform X1 has product MNLVHFISVLSISSLIILSASAQTRKTKSTDVEALRVLEASFGIISLSSDPCLPEPYSWIKCSSDDTPRITTIDLHDENIYGVTLPDFSSMDALEIIDLSGNIFSQEFPDFLAKFPKLKVLNLAGNFFYGTIPTSLENNKNVIVTLTGTQQGFLCYSDKELRNRNRDRNFTRNIDS; this is encoded by the exons ATGAATCTTGTTCATTTCATATCAGTATTGTCTATCTCATCTCTTATCATTTTATCAGCATCAGCACAAACACGCAAAACAAAATCAACTGATG TGGAGGCACTACGGGTGCTTGAAGCTAGTTTTGGGATTATATCATTATCAAGTGACCCATGTCTTCCAGAACCATATTCTTGGATTAAGTGTAGCTCCGATGATACCCCTCGAATTACAACTAT AGATCTTCATGATGAGAACATTTATGGAGTTACTCTCCCGGATTTCAGTTCCATGGATGCACTTGAAATCAT AGACTTGAGCGGTAACATTTTTAGTCAAGaatttcctgattttcttgccaagtttcctaaactcaaagtgtt GAATTTGGCGGGTAACTTCTTTTATGGAACAATACCGACTTCATTAgagaataataaaaatgtaatTGTGAC gcTGACGGGAACGCAACAGGGATTCTTGTGTTATTCTGACAAAGAACTGCGAAACCGAAACAGGGATAGGAACTTCACCAGGAACATCGACTCGTAA
- the LOC113321036 gene encoding probable LRR receptor-like serine/threonine-protein kinase At1g67720 isoform X2, with the protein MNLVHFISVLSISSLIILSASAQTRKTKSTDVEALRVLEASFGIISLSSDPCLPEPYSWIKCSSDDTPRITTIDLHDENIYGVTLPDFSSMDALEIMNLAGNFFYGTIPTSLENNKNVIVTLTGTQQGFLCYSDKELRNRNRDRNFTRNIDS; encoded by the exons ATGAATCTTGTTCATTTCATATCAGTATTGTCTATCTCATCTCTTATCATTTTATCAGCATCAGCACAAACACGCAAAACAAAATCAACTGATG TGGAGGCACTACGGGTGCTTGAAGCTAGTTTTGGGATTATATCATTATCAAGTGACCCATGTCTTCCAGAACCATATTCTTGGATTAAGTGTAGCTCCGATGATACCCCTCGAATTACAACTAT AGATCTTCATGATGAGAACATTTATGGAGTTACTCTCCCGGATTTCAGTTCCATGGATGCACTTGAAATCAT GAATTTGGCGGGTAACTTCTTTTATGGAACAATACCGACTTCATTAgagaataataaaaatgtaatTGTGAC gcTGACGGGAACGCAACAGGGATTCTTGTGTTATTCTGACAAAGAACTGCGAAACCGAAACAGGGATAGGAACTTCACCAGGAACATCGACTCGTAA